One part of the Arthrobacter tumbae genome encodes these proteins:
- a CDS encoding carbohydrate ABC transporter permease has product MTTLSPTRKKAAGPKFLVRKRKSRLDATRNSTVAGLIAWTAALIFAIPVLWMLLTSFHSEVDAATNPPSLFADLTLESYQDFFSGASGLSPWPPLINSATASITSTVLVLVLAIPAAYALSIRPIRKWTDVMFFFLSTKMLPVVAAILPLFLFARNFGVLDNIWFLVLLYTSMNLPIAVWMMRSFLAEVPVEMLEAAQIDGAGLLLTLRKVVAPVAMPGIAATALICFIFSWNELLLARVLTGVVAGTAPVFLTSFVSSQGLFLAKVCTAAVVISLPVLLAGFAAQDKLVQGLSLGAVK; this is encoded by the coding sequence GTGACCACGCTGAGCCCTACCCGGAAGAAGGCTGCCGGACCTAAATTCCTCGTCCGGAAGCGGAAGTCGCGACTGGACGCAACGCGGAACAGCACTGTTGCCGGTCTCATCGCGTGGACAGCTGCGTTGATCTTCGCGATCCCTGTCCTTTGGATGTTGTTGACATCATTTCATTCCGAGGTCGATGCAGCGACGAACCCTCCCTCCCTCTTCGCTGACCTCACACTTGAGTCATACCAAGACTTCTTTTCCGGAGCCTCCGGTTTGAGTCCATGGCCGCCGTTGATCAATTCAGCCACAGCTTCAATCACATCGACTGTCCTCGTCCTGGTGCTCGCCATTCCAGCCGCCTACGCCCTGTCCATCCGGCCCATCCGGAAATGGACCGATGTCATGTTCTTCTTTCTTTCAACGAAAATGCTGCCCGTCGTCGCGGCCATCCTTCCCTTATTTCTCTTCGCCCGGAACTTCGGCGTCCTCGATAACATCTGGTTCCTTGTTCTCCTTTACACCTCGATGAACCTTCCCATCGCGGTGTGGATGATGCGCTCCTTCCTTGCCGAAGTGCCCGTTGAAATGCTTGAGGCAGCACAGATCGACGGTGCCGGTCTGCTTCTTACTCTGCGCAAGGTTGTGGCACCAGTTGCGATGCCGGGCATCGCCGCCACGGCTCTCATCTGCTTCATCTTCAGCTGGAACGAGCTACTGCTTGCCCGGGTCCTTACGGGAGTCGTCGCTGGCACCGCGCCGGTATTTCTCACGAGTTTCGTCTCAAGCCAAGGACTGTTCCTCGCCAAGGTTTGCACCGCTGCCGTAGTCATCTCCCTTCCCGTCCTCCTCGCCGGCTTCGCCGCCCAGGACAAGCTCGTTCAGGGCCTGTCACTCGGCGCCGTGAAGTAG
- a CDS encoding mannitol dehydrogenase family protein, which translates to MITLSASTLTSLPSNLPGPIYDRSAMTPGIVHFGVGGFHRAHQAMYLDRLMTRGHAHDWSILGVGVLPSDGAMKNVMDAQDGLYTLVEKAPDGSHNARVIGSITGYLLAPDDPEAVIEAIAAPGIRIVSMTITEGGYCIDPATGEVDIDNPALRTDLEADAVPASVFGLVTEALARRRQRGLPGLTVMSCDNILSNGDTARAVFTAFAERRDAALAAWIISNVSFPNSMVDRITPATTEADRVQLASEFGVNDAWPVVCEDFEQWVVEDAFVQGRPPWEDAGVQLVHDVEPYELMKLRLLNISHQALCYPGYLAGYRLVHEVCQNPVFARYLLGYMEHEATPTLQPVPGVDLEQYRNKLLSRFSNAAVRDTLARLCAETSDRIPKWLVPVIHENLAAGRSVRYGAAIIATWARYAEGTDEDGNLIDVVDRLRDRVMHAAAQTRSDPLAFLHQRDLFRDLAEHPVFVNAYLEALGTLHGPGTAVLVAELAS; encoded by the coding sequence ATGATCACCCTCTCAGCATCAACTCTCACCTCCCTCCCCTCCAACCTCCCGGGTCCCATCTACGACCGCTCCGCCATGACACCGGGAATCGTCCACTTCGGGGTAGGCGGCTTCCACCGCGCACACCAGGCAATGTACTTAGACCGGCTCATGACACGCGGACATGCGCATGACTGGTCGATCCTCGGGGTCGGCGTACTGCCCAGCGACGGCGCCATGAAAAACGTCATGGACGCTCAGGACGGTCTCTACACCCTCGTCGAGAAAGCGCCCGATGGCTCGCACAACGCCCGCGTCATCGGATCAATCACCGGCTACCTCTTGGCGCCCGACGACCCCGAAGCCGTCATCGAGGCGATCGCCGCGCCGGGAATCCGGATCGTTTCGATGACCATCACTGAGGGCGGCTACTGCATCGATCCCGCTACCGGTGAGGTTGATATCGACAACCCCGCCTTACGCACGGACCTCGAGGCGGATGCGGTGCCTGCATCGGTCTTCGGCCTCGTCACTGAAGCTCTCGCACGACGTCGCCAACGCGGACTACCAGGGCTTACCGTCATGTCCTGCGACAACATTCTAAGCAACGGCGATACCGCTCGTGCTGTCTTCACCGCTTTTGCCGAGCGCCGCGATGCCGCACTGGCCGCCTGGATCATTTCGAACGTGTCCTTCCCCAACTCCATGGTGGACAGAATCACCCCGGCAACCACGGAAGCTGACCGCGTGCAGCTTGCCTCGGAATTCGGGGTAAATGATGCCTGGCCGGTGGTGTGCGAGGACTTCGAGCAATGGGTCGTCGAGGACGCCTTCGTGCAGGGCCGTCCCCCATGGGAGGACGCGGGCGTACAACTCGTGCACGACGTCGAACCCTACGAGCTCATGAAATTGCGCCTGCTCAACATCAGCCATCAGGCCCTGTGCTACCCCGGTTACCTCGCGGGCTACCGGTTGGTGCACGAAGTCTGCCAGAACCCCGTTTTCGCGAGGTATCTGCTCGGTTACATGGAACACGAAGCAACGCCCACACTGCAGCCCGTGCCAGGAGTCGATCTCGAACAGTACCGGAACAAGCTGCTCTCACGCTTTTCGAACGCGGCGGTGCGCGACACTCTGGCCCGGCTCTGCGCCGAAACCTCCGACCGGATTCCGAAATGGCTGGTCCCCGTCATTCACGAAAACCTCGCCGCAGGCAGGAGCGTCCGCTACGGAGCGGCGATCATTGCCACCTGGGCGCGCTATGCGGAGGGCACCGATGAGGACGGCAATCTTATTGACGTCGTCGACCGCCTGCGGGACCGTGTCATGCACGCTGCTGCGCAAACCCGATCCGACCCTCTCGCCTTCCTTCACCAGCGGGACCTCTTCCGCGATCTCGCCGAGCACCCTGTGTTCGTGAACGCCTACCTGGAGGCACTCGGGACATTGCACGGCCCCGGGACCGCCGTGCTTGTCGCTGAACTCGCCAGCTGA
- a CDS encoding ribonuclease E inhibitor RraB, with amino-acid sequence MTSASDRLASHLSSSVEQLRERRKQGDHLDVPREVAHDGVFPTKEAALEAGKELMAEGYRTVVSAVNDQFLLEADKTTALDPDTVELFTKTVFAAVDRNGGEYDGWGADLVDSLPRPLTAGFLFGYKRLFEHG; translated from the coding sequence ATGACCAGTGCTTCTGACCGGCTAGCCAGCCATCTTTCATCCTCGGTGGAACAGTTGAGGGAGCGCAGGAAACAGGGTGACCATCTCGACGTACCTCGCGAGGTAGCGCATGACGGTGTCTTCCCGACGAAGGAGGCAGCTCTAGAAGCGGGCAAAGAATTGATGGCCGAGGGATATCGCACCGTAGTATCGGCCGTCAACGACCAATTCTTACTGGAAGCAGACAAGACGACGGCCCTTGATCCTGACACTGTGGAGCTATTCACCAAGACTGTCTTCGCCGCAGTTGATCGAAACGGTGGTGAGTACGACGGTTGGGGCGCTGACTTGGTGGACAGTCTTCCTCGCCCGCTCACAGCTGGATTCCTCTTCGGATATAAACGGCTATTCGAACACGGGTGA
- a CDS encoding ABC transporter substrate-binding protein produces MRISRARAAVPAGLTCLALTLTACSGAGGGGGAGGASGEAQSISVLMVNNPQMEDLQRLTADNFTAETGITVNFTSLPENDVRAKISQEFSAQAGQYDVASLSNYEIPFYSKNGWLAPLDDYVAADEDFNQADILPAYTESLTGEDGKLYGEPFYGESSFLMYRMDVFEELGLTMPEEPTWDEVADLAAQVDEAKEDMKGICLRGLPGWGQVFAPLTTVVNTFGGTWFDSEWNAQVDSPEFTEAVQFYTDLVKEHGQAGAAQSGFTECLTNMTQGNTAMWYDATSAAGSLEADGSPVAGKIGYAAAPVKETDSSGWLWTWSWGIQAASEKQDAAWEFISWASSQEYEELVAEELGWAKVPSGKRISTYENEEYQASAPQFEAERRAIENADPRDPGVQERPYIGIQFVGIPEFADLGTTVSQDISAVIAGQQTVEEALAKGQEAAQAVGDQYKSN; encoded by the coding sequence ATGCGAATTTCACGCGCACGAGCCGCCGTCCCGGCAGGACTGACGTGTTTGGCTTTGACACTCACCGCTTGTTCCGGCGCCGGTGGCGGGGGTGGAGCCGGCGGCGCTTCCGGGGAAGCTCAGAGCATCAGTGTTCTCATGGTGAATAACCCGCAGATGGAGGATCTGCAGCGCCTGACCGCTGATAATTTCACTGCGGAAACCGGTATCACGGTGAACTTCACCAGCTTGCCGGAGAACGATGTCCGAGCGAAGATCAGCCAGGAGTTCTCCGCTCAAGCCGGCCAGTATGACGTCGCATCTTTGTCCAACTACGAAATTCCCTTCTACTCGAAAAATGGTTGGCTTGCTCCCCTTGATGACTACGTCGCAGCGGATGAAGACTTCAATCAGGCCGACATTCTTCCCGCGTACACCGAGTCATTGACCGGCGAGGACGGCAAGCTCTATGGAGAACCTTTCTACGGTGAATCCTCCTTCCTTATGTACCGCATGGACGTGTTTGAAGAACTGGGCCTGACCATGCCTGAGGAACCCACATGGGATGAAGTGGCCGACCTCGCTGCGCAGGTAGACGAAGCTAAAGAAGACATGAAAGGCATTTGCCTGAGAGGTTTACCTGGCTGGGGGCAGGTGTTCGCGCCGTTGACGACCGTAGTCAATACATTCGGTGGAACTTGGTTCGACAGCGAATGGAATGCTCAGGTTGACTCCCCTGAATTCACTGAGGCGGTCCAGTTCTACACTGATTTGGTGAAGGAGCACGGCCAGGCTGGGGCAGCTCAATCGGGTTTCACTGAATGTTTGACCAACATGACACAGGGAAACACAGCCATGTGGTACGACGCGACTTCGGCGGCTGGCAGCCTTGAGGCGGACGGGTCACCTGTTGCAGGCAAAATCGGGTACGCCGCGGCGCCGGTGAAAGAGACCGATTCCTCCGGCTGGCTATGGACCTGGTCCTGGGGGATCCAGGCTGCTTCAGAAAAGCAGGACGCTGCTTGGGAGTTCATCTCTTGGGCAAGTTCCCAAGAGTACGAGGAGCTCGTCGCCGAGGAACTGGGCTGGGCGAAGGTGCCTTCAGGTAAGCGAATTTCCACCTACGAGAATGAGGAATATCAGGCTTCGGCTCCTCAGTTCGAAGCCGAACGTCGGGCGATCGAGAACGCGGACCCCCGTGATCCAGGGGTTCAGGAACGTCCCTACATTGGCATCCAGTTCGTGGGCATCCCGGAATTCGCCGATCTCGGTACAACCGTTTCACAAGATATCAGCGCCGTCATCGCTGGCCAGCAAACGGTTGAAGAAGCCCTTGCAAAAGGTCAAGAAGCCGCTCAGGCCGTCGGCGACCAGTACAAGTCCAACTAA
- a CDS encoding GNAT family N-acetyltransferase: MDVNVRTPDVNELDQILRVLNQWQCDEGPLHLHPGDLGWYSLRGAAATAAATRVWSCGDTVLSIALVDGPQLLRFAMDPARHQDESLARRIVADVGDPATGVLEAGSATIEARGASALSEQLAKEGWLPDEPWTPLQYDLSAPVEVAGLRIETIEPNRTDEWVAVHWSAFRGTPMPDERARGFVNGWRVAAAGPFLNSARILSLYDDSDAVAVAAVWSAGAGRPGLIEPMGVHQEHRGRGYGTMMTRAAAAALREMGSSSATVCAESSNAGAVSTYLAAGFSAHPEVADWRRAE, encoded by the coding sequence ATGGATGTCAACGTGAGAACGCCGGACGTCAACGAGCTCGATCAGATACTTCGTGTGCTGAACCAGTGGCAGTGCGACGAGGGTCCGCTACATCTGCATCCGGGCGATTTAGGCTGGTACTCGCTCCGTGGAGCTGCTGCCACTGCCGCTGCGACGCGGGTGTGGTCGTGTGGTGACACTGTTCTGTCGATCGCACTGGTTGACGGTCCCCAGTTGTTGCGCTTTGCAATGGATCCGGCGCGGCACCAGGACGAGTCTCTCGCCCGTCGCATCGTCGCAGATGTCGGTGATCCGGCGACGGGTGTCCTCGAGGCAGGAAGCGCGACCATCGAGGCGCGCGGCGCGTCCGCGCTTTCGGAGCAGCTCGCGAAGGAGGGGTGGTTGCCCGACGAGCCGTGGACGCCGCTTCAGTATGATCTGAGTGCGCCTGTCGAGGTTGCGGGTCTCCGGATTGAGACCATCGAACCAAATCGCACCGATGAATGGGTGGCTGTTCACTGGTCGGCGTTCCGCGGAACGCCTATGCCGGACGAGCGGGCTCGCGGTTTCGTGAATGGATGGCGGGTGGCCGCGGCGGGACCATTTCTTAACTCAGCGCGCATCCTGTCGCTTTACGACGACAGCGATGCAGTTGCCGTCGCCGCGGTATGGTCTGCTGGCGCGGGGCGTCCCGGTCTCATCGAGCCAATGGGTGTGCATCAAGAGCACCGCGGTCGCGGGTACGGCACAATGATGACGCGTGCAGCCGCGGCAGCGCTTCGCGAGATGGGCTCATCAAGCGCCACAGTCTGTGCAGAGAGCTCCAACGCTGGCGCCGTGTCCACCTATCTGGCGGCCGGATTCTCCGCCCATCCCGAGGTTGCCGACTGGCGTCGCGCCGAGTGA
- a CDS encoding GNAT family N-acetyltransferase, protein MIRSLNLPVSLSAKAQEFILRRATEHDLGALMLLLADDPISATRGDKANEADAASYLSALTAIITDPSNELLVVVSETDEPLATMQLTRIPGMARRGSTRLLIEAVRVRSDHRSSGIGSTMMRWVTGTAAPAVEASLVQLTSDEARQDAHRFYEQLGFVASHRGFKYKVG, encoded by the coding sequence GTGATTCGTTCTCTGAACTTACCCGTCAGCCTCAGCGCCAAGGCACAGGAGTTCATCCTGCGCCGAGCCACCGAACACGACCTGGGGGCGCTGATGCTTCTTCTCGCGGACGACCCAATTAGCGCGACGAGGGGTGATAAAGCCAATGAAGCTGACGCCGCCTCCTACCTCTCTGCACTGACCGCGATCATCACAGACCCCTCCAACGAGCTACTCGTGGTGGTGAGCGAGACAGACGAGCCTCTGGCAACGATGCAGCTCACACGAATACCCGGAATGGCCCGACGCGGATCGACTCGGCTTCTGATCGAAGCCGTCCGCGTCCGCAGCGATCACCGGTCAAGTGGTATTGGATCAACCATGATGCGCTGGGTGACTGGAACTGCAGCACCCGCTGTGGAGGCGTCCCTCGTACAGCTCACCTCTGACGAGGCACGCCAGGACGCCCACCGTTTCTATGAGCAATTGGGCTTCGTCGCATCGCATCGAGGGTTCAAGTACAAAGTTGGATGA
- a CDS encoding RES family NAD+ phosphorylase, which produces MQRVEPVVIWESAVMRTVKGSFYRAVDPAYRGLALAGSRSAGRYSPPDVPTLYLSSSPEGVAAAMIAHTDDRTPDLEVLRFEVEASRIVDLRDHEALNSMGVSPADSAADWQGAVAAGDTPASWMVRETLQSLGANGLIDPSRKRPGLWHLTLFTWNTDGAPDVREVAVR; this is translated from the coding sequence ATGCAGCGAGTTGAACCAGTTGTCATTTGGGAAAGCGCCGTGATGCGCACGGTGAAGGGTTCGTTCTATCGTGCTGTGGACCCCGCTTACCGTGGCCTGGCTCTGGCGGGATCTCGATCTGCCGGCCGGTATTCACCGCCGGACGTGCCAACGCTGTACCTCAGCTCCTCACCTGAAGGTGTCGCCGCTGCAATGATCGCCCACACTGACGACCGGACCCCTGATCTTGAGGTGCTGCGATTCGAGGTAGAGGCCAGTCGGATTGTCGACCTTCGTGATCACGAAGCCTTGAATTCCATGGGGGTTAGTCCCGCGGACTCAGCGGCGGATTGGCAGGGAGCTGTTGCCGCGGGTGACACACCTGCGTCGTGGATGGTTCGAGAGACTCTGCAGAGTCTGGGCGCCAACGGGCTGATAGACCCTTCACGCAAACGGCCGGGCCTATGGCACTTAACGCTGTTCACCTGGAACACCGACGGCGCACCGGATGTCCGGGAGGTCGCCGTCCGCTGA
- a CDS encoding carbohydrate kinase family protein, translating into MITDNLPNPQDQAQKSPTGYSTQHYNTTGVAVIGESLVDIVHHGTGTTERPGGSPLNVAVGSARLGIPTTLITSFAADAHGTIISTHLTDNGVGVIEGGTSPTSTATARIDASGAARYEFSLEWDISAGMDSAARLRAQHWHAGSIAAFISPGRDDVRSLITAARHVSTISFDPNCRPTITPDRISAGQTVEELVALSDIVKASDEDIAWLYPHLDMEEVVALWLHMGASLIVITRGASGSIAATKTTGAASPAQPTQVVDTVGAGESFMAALLAGLQRAGALGQSNRGRITALDTDELETLLSYASTAAAITCSRQGANPPTISELQKMRNAASRSLSQDASASIPRSNTP; encoded by the coding sequence ATGATCACGGACAATCTTCCTAACCCGCAAGACCAGGCCCAAAAGAGCCCCACCGGCTATTCGACACAGCACTACAACACCACTGGGGTCGCGGTAATAGGTGAGTCGTTGGTGGATATCGTTCACCATGGAACTGGGACGACGGAAAGGCCCGGAGGCAGCCCACTTAACGTGGCAGTCGGCTCCGCACGCCTAGGCATACCGACGACGTTGATCACTTCCTTTGCCGCTGACGCCCATGGGACGATCATCAGCACGCACCTTACCGACAACGGGGTCGGAGTCATTGAAGGCGGTACCTCCCCCACCAGCACGGCTACAGCTCGCATAGACGCCTCCGGCGCAGCACGGTATGAGTTCAGCCTTGAGTGGGACATCAGTGCTGGCATGGACAGCGCTGCGAGACTCCGCGCTCAGCACTGGCACGCCGGATCCATCGCCGCCTTTATCTCTCCAGGGCGTGACGACGTCCGCAGCTTGATCACGGCCGCTCGACACGTCAGCACAATCAGTTTCGACCCAAACTGCCGACCGACAATCACCCCCGACAGGATCTCAGCAGGACAAACTGTCGAAGAACTTGTGGCGTTGAGCGACATCGTGAAGGCCAGCGACGAGGATATAGCGTGGCTTTACCCACACCTCGACATGGAGGAAGTGGTCGCTTTATGGCTTCATATGGGTGCATCCCTCATAGTCATCACGCGCGGCGCAAGCGGAAGCATCGCAGCAACCAAGACCACAGGGGCCGCATCACCGGCTCAGCCGACCCAAGTCGTCGACACCGTGGGTGCCGGGGAATCCTTCATGGCCGCTCTCCTCGCAGGCCTGCAACGCGCTGGCGCCCTCGGGCAAAGCAACCGAGGACGTATCACAGCGCTCGACACAGATGAACTGGAGACCTTGCTGTCCTACGCCTCGACAGCAGCAGCGATTACCTGCTCACGGCAGGGAGCGAACCCACCGACGATCAGCGAACTTCAAAAGATGCGGAATGCAGCGTCCCGGTCACTGAGTCAGGACGCAAGTGCTTCGATCCCACGAAGCAACACACCATGA
- a CDS encoding carbohydrate ABC transporter permease, translating to MPTATATKPRSASRSAGPPQDSRGRRGQRKDRWSRRGPLLPALIFLIVVTQLPFLATLIISFMNWNSLRPDETSFAGLDNYVSVLSDADLRQSILTTIILTATVVLVSLVLGLVLALLLDKKFIGRGVVRTLLIAPFLVVPVAAALIWKHALLNPSYGLINGTLTWVWSLFGSDNPPQPEILSQAPLLAVEASLIWQWTPFMMLILLAGLQSRPMDVIEAAQIDGASGWQIFRHLTLPHLRQYIELGGLLGTIYIVQNFDAVFTLTAGGLGTANLPYSIYQTFYFANEYGLASATGVIAVIGTIIVAIFALRTVFTLFQKEESR from the coding sequence ATGCCCACCGCCACAGCAACAAAACCTCGCTCGGCGAGCCGATCCGCCGGTCCCCCGCAGGATTCGAGGGGGAGGCGCGGCCAGCGCAAGGACCGTTGGTCCCGCCGCGGCCCGCTCCTGCCAGCCCTGATCTTCCTGATCGTGGTGACGCAGCTACCGTTTCTGGCAACGCTGATCATTTCGTTCATGAACTGGAACAGCCTGCGGCCGGATGAGACCAGTTTCGCCGGCCTGGACAACTACGTGAGTGTCCTTTCGGACGCCGATCTGCGTCAGTCGATCCTCACCACGATCATCCTCACGGCTACAGTCGTTCTTGTCAGCCTGGTACTCGGTCTCGTCCTGGCGCTGCTGCTCGACAAGAAGTTCATCGGCCGGGGCGTCGTACGTACCTTGCTAATCGCTCCGTTCTTGGTGGTACCGGTGGCTGCCGCCCTGATTTGGAAGCATGCGCTACTGAACCCCTCGTATGGCCTAATTAACGGCACGCTCACCTGGGTGTGGTCTTTGTTCGGCAGCGATAATCCGCCCCAGCCGGAGATTCTTTCTCAGGCTCCTCTCCTCGCAGTCGAAGCGTCACTGATTTGGCAATGGACTCCCTTCATGATGCTCATACTCCTGGCGGGGCTACAGTCGCGACCCATGGACGTCATCGAAGCAGCGCAGATCGACGGCGCGTCGGGCTGGCAGATCTTTCGCCACCTCACGCTCCCGCACTTACGGCAGTACATCGAACTCGGCGGGCTGCTCGGCACCATCTACATCGTCCAGAACTTCGACGCCGTATTCACCCTCACAGCGGGCGGTCTCGGCACAGCGAACCTGCCCTATTCGATCTACCAGACTTTCTACTTCGCCAATGAATACGGGCTCGCTTCTGCCACCGGAGTCATCGCGGTGATCGGCACTATCATCGTTGCGATCTTCGCGCTTCGTACCGTCTTTACACTGTTTCAAAAGGAGGAGTCCCGGTGA
- a CDS encoding NAD(P)-dependent alcohol dehydrogenase, whose amino-acid sequence MTATAERTAIQVPTTMRASLLRKQGDVGLETLPVPALGDDQVLVQVVAVGVCGSDVHYYEHGRIGPYVVDHPLILGHELSGRIVAVGARVDASRIGERVAVEPQRPCRVCDQCRHGRYNLCSDIEFYATPPVDGAFTEYVTIQADFAYPVPDSVSDEAAALIEPLSVGIWACQKAEVGPGSRVLVAGAGPIGIIAAQTARAFGAAEVHISDISPDRLAFALQHGATHALDARTGTMAGLEVDAFIDASGAAQAVRDGILAVKPAGRVILVGLGADDVALPVSYLQNREIWLTGIFRYANTWPLGIELVASGAVNLDVLVTGRYGLADAEDALIAGRQPGQLKAIVYPGR is encoded by the coding sequence ATGACTGCAACAGCAGAACGCACCGCCATCCAGGTCCCCACGACCATGCGCGCCTCGTTGCTCCGCAAGCAGGGTGACGTCGGCCTCGAGACGCTGCCCGTACCCGCGCTGGGCGATGACCAGGTCCTCGTACAAGTCGTCGCCGTCGGAGTCTGCGGCAGCGACGTCCACTACTACGAGCACGGGCGGATCGGCCCCTACGTCGTCGACCACCCGCTGATCCTCGGACACGAACTGTCCGGGCGGATCGTCGCCGTGGGAGCGCGCGTCGACGCCTCGCGCATCGGTGAGCGTGTCGCCGTCGAACCCCAGCGACCCTGCCGAGTGTGCGACCAGTGCCGCCACGGCCGCTACAACCTGTGCTCCGATATCGAGTTTTACGCCACACCCCCGGTCGACGGTGCCTTCACCGAGTATGTCACCATTCAAGCCGATTTCGCCTACCCAGTACCCGACAGCGTGAGCGATGAAGCAGCCGCCCTCATCGAACCGCTCTCCGTCGGGATCTGGGCATGCCAGAAGGCTGAAGTCGGTCCAGGCAGCCGCGTCCTCGTCGCCGGGGCGGGCCCAATCGGCATCATCGCCGCGCAGACCGCCCGAGCCTTCGGGGCCGCCGAAGTTCACATCAGCGATATCTCCCCCGACCGGCTCGCCTTCGCACTGCAACACGGTGCAACACATGCTCTAGACGCAAGGACCGGGACCATGGCGGGACTGGAGGTTGACGCTTTCATCGACGCATCCGGCGCAGCTCAGGCGGTGCGCGATGGCATCCTGGCGGTGAAGCCCGCCGGCCGTGTGATTCTCGTGGGCCTGGGCGCCGACGACGTAGCTCTGCCCGTCTCGTACCTGCAGAACCGTGAGATCTGGCTGACCGGGATTTTCCGCTACGCCAACACCTGGCCCCTCGGTATCGAGTTGGTCGCCAGCGGGGCCGTCAACCTCGACGTCCTCGTCACCGGACGCTACGGTTTGGCCGACGCTGAGGATGCGCTGATCGCGGGTCGGCAGCCCGGCCAGCTGAAAGCCATCGTCTACCCGGGCCGATGA
- a CDS encoding nucleoside/nucleotide kinase family protein: MITQPAKDPPQNTTLLLSETTELQELINRLPRPAKGRRTLLGLVGEPGAGKSTVAAAIATLNPAAYSLVPMDGFHLANQVLRTLGFLDRKGAPETFDAHGYAALLARLRVHPDETVYAPSFQRDLEQPLANALPIAPSSSLLITEGNYLLLDGPGWRHARHQLDEIWYVRVDPEIRRERLIARHTLFGKTPAAAKEWVRRIDDPNAALVAATRDRADRILDTSDWDTSGWKAT; encoded by the coding sequence ATGATCACCCAGCCAGCGAAAGATCCACCGCAGAATACAACGCTCCTGCTGAGTGAAACAACGGAGCTACAGGAACTCATCAATCGTCTACCTCGACCGGCGAAGGGACGCCGAACCTTACTCGGCCTGGTTGGCGAGCCAGGCGCCGGAAAATCAACTGTCGCGGCGGCGATTGCAACCCTAAACCCCGCCGCGTACTCGCTCGTGCCTATGGACGGGTTCCACCTGGCAAACCAGGTACTCCGTACCCTCGGGTTTCTCGATCGCAAGGGCGCGCCGGAGACTTTCGACGCTCACGGATACGCAGCCCTGCTCGCACGGCTCCGGGTTCACCCCGACGAAACCGTCTATGCCCCCTCCTTCCAACGCGACCTCGAGCAACCGCTCGCGAACGCGCTGCCGATCGCGCCGTCGTCATCACTGCTCATCACGGAGGGCAACTACCTATTGCTGGACGGGCCGGGATGGCGGCACGCACGGCATCAACTCGACGAGATCTGGTACGTACGCGTCGACCCTGAGATTCGCCGGGAGCGGCTCATCGCACGCCACACCCTGTTCGGTAAGACACCGGCGGCCGCCAAGGAATGGGTACGACGCATCGACGACCCCAACGCCGCTCTCGTGGCGGCCACCAGAGACCGAGCCGACCGCATCCTCGACACCTCCGACTGGGACACCTCCGGCTGGAAGGCCACCTGA